One genomic segment of Cryptomeria japonica unplaced genomic scaffold, Sugi_1.0 HiC_scaffold_16, whole genome shotgun sequence includes these proteins:
- the LOC131860846 gene encoding leucoanthocyanidin reductase-like yields MAPSAAAFPHSFDLCLHTQILEEDSVSVMASICEIASYDHIVKEEKSISTCKILVIGATGYIGRFVALAAVAAGHPTYALIRPTTAFDAAKEKCLHELKDSGVNIIYGDLNDHSSMVKAMQGIDVVISVAGGGQLTDQLKIVDAIKEIGTVKRFLPSEFGHDIDRANPVEPGLSFYKEKRLIRRAVEAANIPYTYICCNSIAGWPYFYHTHPSELPPPQDQFEIYGDGNIKAYFVTGEDIGKYTIKAVEDVRTVNKIVHFRPPKNFLTLNELAAIWEKKIGKTLPRVCISEQDLLDLAKANNIPESIVASLTHDIFINGCQYNFKMEEPKDVEVCELYPEILYTTVQDFFDGYL; encoded by the exons ATGGCTCCAAGCGCTGCTGCATTCCCTCATTCTTTTGATCTCTGCCTTCATACTCAAATATTGGAGGAAGATTCGGTATCAGTCATGGCCTCCATTTGTGAGATTGCTTCATATGACCATATTGTGAAGGAAGAGAAAAGTATTAGTACTTGTAAAATACTAGTGATTGGAGCCACTGGTTATATTGGTCGCTTTGTTGCTCTTGCAGCTGTAGCTGCAGGCCATCCTACTTATGCTCTTATAAGACCCACTACTGCCTTTGATGCTGCCAAAGAAAAGTGCCTCCATGAATTGAAAGATTCTGGTGTTAACATTATCTAT GGAGATTTAAACGATCACAGTTCAATGGTAAAGGCCATGCAAGGCATCGATGTTGTTATTTCTGTTGCAGGGGGCGGTCAACTCACAGATCAGCTCAAGATTGTAGACGCCATTAAAGAAATTGGCACGGTTAAG AGGTTTCTTCCGTCAGAATTTGGGCATGATATAGACAGAGCCAATCCAGTGGAGCCAGGGCTAAGCTTTTACAAAGAAAAGAGACTTATTAGGAGGGCAGTAGAGGCAGCCAACATTCCATACACTTACATCTGCTGCAATTCCATTGCTGGGTGGCCTTACTTTTATCATACCCATCCCTCTGAGCTTCCTCCTCCCCAAGACCAATTTGAAATCTATGGAGATGGAAACATCAAGG CATACTTTGTGACTGGGGAAGACATTGGGAAGTACACCATAAAGGCTGTGGAGGATGTCCGGACTGTTAACAAAATTGTGCATTTCAGACCACCCAAGAATTTCCTCACACTTAATGAGCTTGCAGCAATTTGggagaagaagattggaaaaacTCTTCCTCGGGTTTGTATCTCAGAACAAGATCTCTTGGACTTGGCCAAAG CCAACAATATTCCAGAGAGCATAGTGGCTTCCCTGACACATGACATCTTCATTAATGGGTGTCAATACAATTTTAAAATGGAAGAGCCCAAAGACGTGGAAGTTTGTGAGCTTTATCCAGAGATTCTTTACACTACAGTCCAAGATTTCTTCGATGGGTACCTTTGA